In a single window of the Acipenser ruthenus chromosome 8, fAciRut3.2 maternal haplotype, whole genome shotgun sequence genome:
- the LOC117406324 gene encoding matrix metalloproteinase-20-like, protein MQQLWACAAFFLLCLVSSSAVSKTKQENTKGDSKDAGQSDLSLATEYLEQFYDLEDESAGRPKRSSDSIRSKLKEMQRFFRLNETGSLDNETIEVMKTPRCGIPDVHNYSPNGQQAKWHKNVISYSIGSYTRDLPASAVDHLIDSALKVWSSASPLSFVRSYSQNADIRVQFSTYAHGDFFPFDGPGGTLAHAYGPGEGIGGDAHFDDDETWSAGFQGFNLYLVAAHEFGHALGLSHSRYKESLMYPTYRKRNTAGNILSSEDVAKIQALYGPRRNLLYDFSGYGMTSLFYPWRLKFDVPQTRKEKCDPDLSFDAVTTLGRDVLLLKDRYLWIRHGQLPDIKEGPINNFMPRMYSDIDAAYSLPRRKFAYLFKGSKYWTVKGPEMKGGPKSIYKLGFPHQVKQIDAAVHINETGNTLFFIRDLYWSYNETARAMEEFYPRNITDDFPGISTKTDAAVEKNGFLYFFSGSEVYKYDYKQKKVSGTEKANTWLGC, encoded by the exons ATGCAGCAGCTATGGGCTTGTGCTGCTTTCTTCCTGCTGTGTTTGGTCTCTTCTAGTGCTGTGTCAAAAACTAAACAGGAAAACACAAAGGGAGATTCAAAGGATGCTGGCCAGAGTGACCTAAGCTTGGCAAca GAATACCTTGAGCAATTCTACGACCTGGAAGATGAATCAGCTGGTCGCCCCAAGAGGAGCAGTGACTCCATCCGATCGAAGCTGAAAGAAATGCAAAGGTTTTTCAGACTCAATGAGACAGGGAGTTTAGACAATGAAACCATTGAAGTGATGAAGACACCTCGCTGTGGGATTCCTGACGTGCACAACTACAGCCCAAACGGTCAACAAGCCAAGTGGCACAAGAACGTCATCTCTTACAG CATTGGAAGCTATACACGTGACTTGCCTGCCTCAGCGGTGGATCATCTTATCGACTCTGCACTGAAAGTTTGGAGTTCTGCGAGTCCGCTGTCGTTTGTCAGGTCATATTCTCAGAATGCAGACATTAGGGTTCAGTTCAGCACCTACG CTCACGGAGACTTCTTTCCCTTCGATGGGCCGGGGGGTACTCTGGCTCATGCCTATGGTCCTGGGGAAGGAATCGGAGGGGATGCTCACTTTGACGATGACGAAACCTGGTCAGCTGGGTTCCAAG GATTCAACCTTTACCTTGTCGCAGCGCATGAGTTTGGTCATGCTCTGGGATTAAGTCATTCGCGATACAAAGAATCTCTGATGTACCCAACATATAGAAAACGCAACACAGCAGGAAATATCCTCTCCAGTGAAGATGTTGCTAAAATACAAGCTTTGTACG GACCTAGAAGAAATCTACTATACGATTTCTCAGGATATGGCATGACGTCATTATTTTATCCCTGGAGGCTGAAATTTGATGTTCCACAAACGAGGAAGGAAAAATGTGACCCTGATCTGTCTTTTGATGCCGTGACTACACTGGGGCGGGATGTACTACTTTTGAAAGacag gtacCTATGGATTAGACACGGACAGCTTCCTGATATAAAAGAAGGACCCATCAATAACTTCATGCCAAGAATGTATTCAGACATCGATGCTGCATACTCACTACCCAGGAGAAAGTTTGCTTATCTTTTTAAAG GATCTAAGTATTGGACTGTCAAAGGTCCTGAAATGAAAGGGGGCCCCAAGTCCATCTACAAACTGGGATTCCCACATCAAGTGAAGCAAATAGACGCTGCTGTTCATATAAATGAAACAGGGAATACTTTATTCTTCATCAGAGACTTGTACTGGAG ttacaatgAAACTGCCAGAGCCATGGAGGAGTTTTATCCCCGAAACATCACTGATGACTTTCCAGGGATAAGCACCAAAACAGATGCGGCTGTGGAGAAAAATG GATTCCTTTATTTCTTCTCTGGATCAGAAGTGTACAAGTATGACTACAAGCAGAAGAAAGTGTCTGGAACTGAGAAGGCAAATACTTGGCTGGGATGCTGA